The proteins below are encoded in one region of Asticcacaulis excentricus CB 48:
- a CDS encoding response regulator codes for MKILIVEDNEALAQTTGWIIEMLGYDYRISLTPQAALTEGEAYDPDVVMMDIGLPGMSGYDLCRQMRQKPAHANAVFVAQTGWDEREHREQSAEAGFVHHLTKPVDLQTLESVLNAIAADMRV; via the coding sequence ATGAAGATTTTGATCGTCGAGGATAACGAAGCTCTGGCCCAGACCACGGGCTGGATCATCGAGATGCTGGGCTATGACTATCGCATCAGCTTGACGCCGCAGGCGGCGCTGACCGAGGGTGAAGCCTATGACCCCGACGTAGTGATGATGGATATCGGCCTGCCGGGCATGAGCGGCTATGATCTGTGCCGCCAAATGCGCCAAAAGCCCGCCCACGCCAATGCCGTCTTCGTGGCGCAGACCGGCTGGGACGAGCGTGAGCACCGCGAACAGTCAGCAGAAGCCGGCTTTGTCCACCACTTGACCAAGCCGGTCGACCTTCAGACCCTCGAATCCGTGCTGAACGCCATTGCGGCGGACATGCGCGTCTGA